The proteins below come from a single Ruegeria sp. SCSIO 43209 genomic window:
- the uraH gene encoding hydroxyisourate hydrolase, whose protein sequence is MAGYLTTHVLDTARGCPAEGLKIALYKVSGNSHRKLVEMETNADGRTNSPILPQDDFKTGTYELIFFAGDYLRATGQDGDDPLFLDQVPIRFGMSDADAHYHVPLLLSPYGYSTYRGS, encoded by the coding sequence TTGGCTGGCTATCTGACAACCCACGTTCTCGACACGGCGCGCGGCTGCCCCGCTGAGGGGTTGAAAATCGCGCTCTACAAAGTGTCAGGGAACTCGCACCGTAAACTGGTCGAGATGGAAACCAACGCGGATGGCCGAACCAATAGCCCGATCTTACCGCAGGACGACTTTAAAACCGGCACTTATGAGCTGATATTCTTCGCCGGAGATTACCTGCGCGCGACAGGTCAGGATGGCGATGATCCTCTGTTTCTGGATCAGGTGCCGATCCGCTTTGGCATGTCCGATGCGGACGCGCACTACCACGTTCCGCTGCTGTTGTCCCCCTACGGCTACTCGACCTACCGGGGCAGCTAG